A part of Larkinella insperata genomic DNA contains:
- a CDS encoding SusC/RagA family TonB-linked outer membrane protein, which yields MKELVRFYVGMALLFCSSLAMAQQIEVSGRVTSEGDETALPGVNVSVKGTTTGTLTDADGRYSIRVNGATAVMVFSYIGFETQEIRAENRRDINVTMKQDNKMLNEVVVTALGISRDKKALGYAAQNVNSEELMQNRQPNMVNALQGKVAGVTISSTGGAPGQGARILIRGINSIDASRDNQPLFVVDGVLFDNSTSTGTSNSGAELRGMSNRAADINPDDIETINILKGGAATALYGLRGANGVVVITTKSGKAGALRGNFSSTFGVENVNKFPDVQDKYTIGYGGVYNPQDFFPSWGPTVEEAIKIDPTHPQKLYNHLRDAYQTGKQYQNNLSFSGGTEKVNFLSSIGHLRHEGVIPFTNFNKLSVRLNTNVKFSEKFSTNANLNFINSGGDRYNADRYNESLSYWSPRYDVRDYLNADGSYKTYGNGNPIYGAMTNKLRDNVNRLVGGLTFTYTPLKWLTFNYRAGLDTYSDDRKRTAPGPTGVAGERLYEDNELGFVYQYHTNFRAITSTFAASANTKFGENLNATLRIGHDLYDRQVRSFGAEGNELTVYNYFDLRNAKTIIPSQSAEDYRLMGIFGELTLDYKDFLFLTLTGRNDKTSSLQAPNNSFFYPSVSVGYLFSQQLKMPTFISMGKLRASYAQIGKDAAPYSNITGYSAYSILPSGSNGFTRGALLGDPNLRPEFTDTYEGGLEMSFLNNRLGLDFTYYHSVSKDQIIQVDVTSSTGYVKAAINSGSMRNKGIELVLRATPIRRGNFNWDVNFNFSANRNKILSLREGLTEINYASQYGYANSSVTMKLVPGYAYGNLYGRAYKRYYENPDDENPAILDRDRPIVIGSNGFPVVSTAQKLLGNSQPDWIGGLNNTVRYGNLTLSALFDARVGQDRYNQMDNFFAAFGIAKYTENRNDTKVFEGVLADGTPNTKQVWLGQGKGPDGVDYTNGFYRNVYRGASENFIEDASWVRLRSVSVSYDLPTSILKNTFIKNVRVSATGNNLALWTKYSGYDPETSSTNSGSNVDGFTGFTYPAVRSFLFSLNVGF from the coding sequence ATGAAGGAACTAGTACGTTTTTATGTGGGAATGGCGTTGCTCTTCTGTTCGTCGCTCGCGATGGCGCAACAGATCGAAGTCAGCGGCCGGGTCACCTCCGAAGGTGACGAAACCGCTCTTCCGGGGGTGAACGTTTCGGTAAAAGGAACCACCACCGGAACGCTGACGGATGCCGACGGACGGTATAGCATCCGGGTGAATGGCGCGACGGCCGTGATGGTGTTCAGCTACATTGGTTTTGAAACCCAGGAAATCCGGGCCGAAAACCGGCGTGACATCAACGTGACCATGAAACAGGACAACAAGATGCTGAACGAAGTGGTCGTGACGGCCCTGGGCATTAGCCGCGACAAGAAAGCCCTGGGGTATGCCGCGCAAAACGTCAATTCGGAAGAACTGATGCAAAACCGGCAGCCCAACATGGTCAATGCGTTGCAGGGCAAAGTGGCCGGGGTAACCATCTCCAGCACGGGGGGCGCACCGGGCCAGGGTGCCCGGATTCTGATTCGGGGGATCAACTCCATCGATGCATCCCGCGATAACCAGCCGCTTTTTGTGGTCGACGGCGTGTTGTTTGACAACAGCACCTCCACGGGAACGTCCAATTCCGGCGCCGAACTCCGGGGGATGTCCAACCGGGCGGCCGATATCAACCCGGATGACATCGAAACCATCAACATCCTGAAGGGCGGGGCCGCTACGGCTTTGTACGGTTTGCGGGGTGCCAATGGGGTAGTGGTAATCACGACCAAATCGGGGAAAGCCGGGGCCTTGCGCGGTAATTTCAGCAGCACGTTTGGGGTCGAAAATGTAAACAAATTTCCGGATGTGCAGGATAAATACACCATCGGGTATGGGGGCGTTTACAACCCGCAGGACTTTTTTCCGTCCTGGGGACCAACGGTTGAGGAGGCTATCAAAATTGATCCGACGCACCCGCAGAAGCTTTACAATCACCTCAGAGACGCTTACCAAACCGGAAAACAGTACCAGAACAACCTGTCGTTCTCCGGCGGTACCGAGAAAGTAAACTTTCTGTCGTCCATCGGGCACCTGCGGCACGAAGGGGTCATTCCGTTTACGAATTTCAACAAGCTGTCGGTGCGCCTGAACACAAATGTGAAGTTCAGCGAAAAATTCTCGACCAACGCCAACCTGAACTTTATCAATTCGGGGGGAGATCGCTACAACGCCGACCGCTACAACGAAAGCCTGAGCTACTGGTCACCGCGCTACGATGTACGGGATTACCTCAATGCGGACGGTTCCTATAAAACCTACGGCAACGGTAACCCAATTTACGGAGCTATGACCAACAAACTGCGCGACAACGTCAACCGGTTGGTCGGTGGTCTGACCTTCACTTATACGCCGTTGAAATGGCTGACCTTCAACTACCGCGCCGGGCTGGATACGTATTCGGACGACCGGAAGCGGACGGCCCCCGGCCCGACGGGCGTTGCCGGTGAACGGCTTTACGAAGACAATGAGCTGGGTTTTGTGTACCAGTATCACACCAACTTCCGGGCCATCACCTCGACGTTTGCGGCCAGTGCCAACACCAAATTCGGCGAAAACCTCAACGCTACCCTGCGCATCGGGCACGACCTGTACGACCGTCAGGTTCGGAGTTTTGGCGCGGAAGGCAACGAACTGACGGTGTATAATTACTTTGATCTGCGGAACGCCAAAACCATTATCCCTTCACAATCGGCAGAAGATTACCGGCTGATGGGGATTTTTGGGGAACTGACGCTGGATTACAAAGATTTCCTGTTCCTGACGCTGACGGGCCGCAACGACAAGACGTCTTCACTTCAGGCTCCCAATAACTCGTTCTTCTATCCGTCGGTGAGTGTGGGTTATCTCTTCTCGCAGCAGCTGAAAATGCCGACATTTATTTCGATGGGAAAACTGCGTGCATCCTACGCGCAAATCGGGAAAGATGCAGCTCCGTATTCCAATATCACGGGGTATTCGGCTTACTCAATCTTACCGTCTGGCTCGAACGGTTTCACGCGTGGGGCGCTGCTGGGCGATCCGAACCTGCGTCCGGAGTTTACGGATACCTACGAAGGCGGTCTGGAAATGAGCTTCCTGAACAACCGGCTGGGGCTGGACTTTACGTACTATCACTCGGTCAGCAAAGACCAGATTATCCAGGTGGACGTAACCTCATCGACGGGGTACGTGAAAGCTGCCATCAACTCCGGGTCGATGCGCAACAAAGGGATCGAACTCGTGCTGCGGGCCACGCCAATCCGGCGCGGTAACTTCAACTGGGATGTGAACTTTAACTTCTCGGCCAACCGCAACAAAATCCTGAGCCTGCGCGAAGGGCTGACGGAAATCAACTACGCGTCGCAGTACGGTTACGCCAATTCGTCCGTTACCATGAAACTGGTGCCGGGGTACGCGTACGGAAACCTCTACGGCCGGGCTTACAAACGGTATTACGAAAATCCGGACGACGAAAATCCGGCCATTCTGGACCGCGACCGGCCCATCGTGATCGGTTCCAACGGTTTCCCCGTAGTCAGTACGGCCCAGAAGCTGCTCGGAAATTCACAACCCGACTGGATTGGCGGTCTGAACAATACCGTGCGCTACGGGAATTTGACGCTCTCGGCGCTGTTCGACGCCCGGGTAGGCCAGGATCGGTACAACCAGATGGACAACTTCTTTGCCGCGTTCGGGATTGCCAAATACACCGAAAATCGCAACGATACCAAGGTGTTTGAAGGCGTTCTGGCCGACGGGACTCCCAACACCAAGCAAGTCTGGCTGGGACAGGGCAAAGGACCGGATGGCGTTGATTACACCAACGGCTTTTACCGGAATGTGTACCGGGGCGCATCCGAAAACTTCATCGAAGATGCTTCCTGGGTCCGGTTGCGGTCGGTGAGCGTGTCCTACGACCTGCCAACCTCGATCCTGAAAAACACTTTCATCAAGAACGTGCGGGTGAGCGCAACGGGGAATAACCTGGCCCTGTGGACCAAGTACTCAGGGTACGATCCTGAAACGAGTTCAACCAACAGCGGTAGCAACGTCGATGGCTTCACCGGCTTTACCTACCCGGCCGTTCGCAGCTTCCTGTTCTCGCTGAACGTTGGTTTTTAA
- a CDS encoding SusD/RagB family nutrient-binding outer membrane lipoprotein has translation MKFKYKVIIPMLSLLIGMGGCKDYFDLKENPNLISNPPLNSFLTTTTQKTALNSQRVASFTSYFVQYLASPGTAGSTDTYQITDYTSTWDAVYFGMADLYDLKKKAQEQGASEYVGVADIMLSYHLSLIGDVFGAAPFSDAFTGTTLTPTYDSEETVYNTALNLLNEGIAELAKPDSKVLLIPQGQSTNANDLIHRGSKEAWTKTAYALKARMLNKVSKKSTYKPADVLDAVSKSYTSNADDAQMGSFLLRGPWAQVARDNANLNLDGWLSDQFVNHLNGTTYGIVDPRIAKITDKTVNNDYKGTRNGQGNVGGNNTTKDESYISLNSPLTGDASPLLLVTNAEMRFVEAEAAFRAGNKATAYTAYLAGIRANMDKYGVDAAARDAYIANPAVSVGSAALTLDLIFKEKYVATYLNPEAWNDARRYDYKYQGFRLPLNAALPTFIRRAAYPNGETTKNGANVPDEVPLSTPLWWDKP, from the coding sequence ATGAAATTCAAGTATAAAGTAATTATCCCCATGCTGAGCCTGCTGATCGGTATGGGCGGGTGTAAGGATTATTTTGATCTGAAAGAAAACCCGAACCTGATTAGCAACCCACCGCTGAATTCATTTCTGACCACCACGACGCAGAAAACCGCCCTGAACTCGCAGCGGGTCGCCAGTTTTACGTCGTACTTTGTGCAGTATCTGGCCAGCCCCGGAACCGCCGGATCGACAGATACTTACCAGATTACGGACTACACCTCGACCTGGGACGCGGTTTACTTCGGCATGGCCGACCTGTACGACCTGAAAAAGAAAGCGCAGGAACAGGGTGCTTCCGAATACGTTGGCGTGGCTGACATCATGCTGTCGTACCACCTGAGCCTGATCGGCGACGTGTTTGGCGCGGCTCCGTTTTCCGATGCGTTTACCGGGACTACGCTGACGCCCACATACGACAGCGAAGAGACGGTTTACAACACCGCGCTGAACCTGCTCAACGAAGGGATTGCCGAACTGGCCAAACCTGATTCAAAAGTCCTGCTGATTCCGCAGGGACAATCGACCAATGCCAACGACCTGATTCACAGAGGGAGTAAAGAAGCTTGGACAAAAACGGCGTACGCGCTGAAAGCCCGGATGCTGAACAAGGTTTCCAAGAAAAGCACCTACAAACCGGCCGACGTGCTGGATGCGGTTTCCAAATCGTACACGTCCAACGCCGACGATGCGCAGATGGGGTCGTTCCTGCTTCGGGGGCCGTGGGCGCAGGTGGCCCGCGACAACGCAAACCTGAATCTTGACGGCTGGCTTTCCGATCAGTTCGTTAATCATCTGAACGGCACGACGTACGGGATTGTGGACCCGCGGATTGCGAAAATCACGGATAAAACTGTCAACAACGATTACAAGGGCACCCGGAACGGCCAGGGCAACGTGGGCGGTAACAACACCACGAAAGACGAAAGTTACATTTCGCTGAATTCCCCGCTGACCGGCGACGCGTCTCCGCTGCTGCTTGTCACCAACGCCGAAATGCGGTTTGTGGAAGCGGAAGCGGCTTTCCGGGCGGGTAATAAAGCAACGGCTTACACGGCGTATCTGGCCGGTATTCGGGCCAACATGGACAAGTACGGGGTGGATGCGGCTGCGCGGGATGCGTACATCGCCAATCCGGCGGTGAGCGTCGGTTCGGCGGCCCTGACGCTCGACCTGATTTTCAAGGAAAAGTACGTGGCTACCTACCTGAATCCGGAAGCCTGGAACGACGCCCGTCGCTACGATTACAAATACCAAGGATTCCGGCTGCCGCTGAATGCCGCCCTGCCGACGTTTATTCGCCGGGCCGCGTATCCGAACGGGGAAACGACCAAAAACGGAGCCAACGTTCCGGATGAGGTTCCGCTGTCGACGCCACTTTGGTGGGATAAACCGTAA
- a CDS encoding DUF1801 domain-containing protein, whose amino-acid sequence MTNQIETFLADYKPEVRDLALKVRELVRSIMPDAHESVNTGYKTIIYGTGPHMSDEICYIAPLNSSVNLGFNFGTQLPDPNGLLKGTGKLLRHIKFESPEEVTTPGLTELLEMAKNHGTF is encoded by the coding sequence ATGACAAACCAAATAGAAACTTTCTTAGCCGATTACAAACCGGAAGTGCGCGATCTTGCCTTAAAAGTCAGGGAGTTGGTTCGGAGCATCATGCCCGACGCCCACGAATCCGTGAACACCGGTTACAAAACCATTATTTACGGAACTGGCCCCCACATGTCGGACGAAATCTGCTACATCGCCCCGCTCAATTCAAGTGTTAATCTGGGATTCAACTTCGGCACCCAGCTTCCCGATCCCAACGGCCTGCTGAAAGGCACCGGCAAATTGCTACGGCACATCAAGTTTGAGTCGCCCGAGGAAGTAACGACGCCGGGCCTTACCGAACTGCTGGAAATGGCCAAAAACCACGGGACGTTTTAA
- the fahA gene encoding fumarylacetoacetase, with product MTLPYGIFSTDRSGPRVGVRLNDHILDLSAVGRLGFFDDLVVDLTVFDQPVLNPLIELGKPAHQTVRQRLIELLTNSDKPLNAFVDQVLVPAATATLHLPVRIGDYTDFYASEEHARNVGRMFRPQAEPLLPNWKHLPVAYHGRASSIVLSGTPIKRPSGQFLGPDQQPVFGPTQALDFELELGIVIGKPSKLGEPVPVDEAESHVFGLVLFNDWSARDIQRWEYQPLGPFLGKNFASSVSPWVVPLEAFDPFRTDGPRQDPTPLPYLQATGRSHFDIELEVALQTSDQQELILSRTNSRYLYWSVAQLIAHHTVNGCNLNVGDLLATGTISGPTADQCGSLLELSGNGSRPVSLPDGSTRSFLHDGDTVILRGWAGRKQVDFGDVRGTIVS from the coding sequence ATGACCCTTCCGTACGGCATCTTCAGCACCGACAGGTCCGGCCCGCGCGTGGGCGTTCGGCTCAATGACCATATTCTCGACCTGAGCGCGGTTGGCCGTCTGGGCTTTTTCGACGATCTGGTGGTTGACCTGACGGTTTTCGACCAGCCGGTGCTGAATCCGTTGATAGAACTGGGCAAACCCGCTCACCAAACCGTTCGCCAGCGGCTGATTGAGTTACTGACCAATTCTGACAAACCGCTCAACGCTTTTGTCGATCAGGTGCTGGTTCCAGCCGCCACAGCCACGCTCCACCTGCCCGTTCGCATCGGTGATTACACGGACTTTTACGCCAGCGAGGAACACGCCCGCAACGTGGGCCGGATGTTTCGCCCGCAGGCTGAGCCGTTGCTGCCCAACTGGAAACACCTTCCGGTGGCCTACCACGGGCGGGCGTCGTCCATTGTCCTTTCCGGTACGCCCATCAAACGGCCCAGCGGTCAGTTTCTGGGCCCGGATCAGCAACCCGTTTTCGGCCCGACGCAGGCGCTGGATTTCGAGTTGGAACTGGGCATCGTGATCGGCAAACCGTCGAAGCTGGGCGAGCCGGTGCCGGTTGACGAAGCCGAATCGCACGTTTTCGGTTTGGTCCTGTTCAACGACTGGTCGGCGCGCGACATTCAACGCTGGGAGTACCAGCCGCTGGGGCCATTTCTGGGTAAAAATTTTGCTTCATCCGTTTCACCCTGGGTGGTGCCGCTCGAAGCCTTTGACCCGTTCCGGACGGACGGGCCTAGGCAGGACCCGACGCCCCTGCCCTACCTGCAAGCCACCGGGCGCTCCCATTTTGATATTGAGCTGGAAGTTGCTTTGCAAACATCGGACCAGCAGGAATTAATACTAAGCCGGACCAATTCTCGTTACCTGTACTGGAGCGTAGCCCAGCTGATTGCGCACCATACCGTCAACGGCTGTAACCTGAACGTGGGTGATTTGCTGGCCACCGGTACCATCTCCGGCCCCACCGCCGACCAGTGCGGCTCGCTGCTCGAACTAAGCGGGAACGGCAGCCGCCCGGTGTCCCTGCCCGACGGTTCAACCCGCAGCTTTCTGCACGACGGTGATACGGTTATTCTGCGCGGCTGGGCGGGCCGGAAACAAGTTGATTTTGGCGACGTTCGGGGAACAATTGTTTCCTAG
- a CDS encoding MarR family winged helix-turn-helix transcriptional regulator, producing MTHPSDQRAYFFKIDTTIKRIRNVLQKRFNEAGFDLTVDQWVLIDHLFRNPGISQNILSELTTKDAPTVTRMIDLLCKKGLTERRMAEDDRRKFLIFLTPEGQRKYEEVLPSVVEIRRKGWGNLSEEDYQHFVRIMDSIYHNFNE from the coding sequence ATGACGCACCCTTCCGATCAACGGGCTTATTTTTTCAAGATCGACACCACCATAAAGAGAATTCGGAATGTCCTTCAAAAGCGGTTCAACGAAGCCGGGTTCGATCTGACGGTCGACCAGTGGGTGCTCATTGATCACTTGTTTCGCAACCCCGGCATCAGCCAGAATATTTTGTCGGAGCTGACTACGAAAGATGCGCCGACCGTTACCCGAATGATTGATCTGCTCTGCAAAAAAGGGCTGACCGAACGCCGGATGGCCGAAGACGACCGCCGGAAGTTCCTGATTTTCCTGACGCCCGAAGGGCAGCGTAAATACGAAGAGGTGTTGCCGAGCGTGGTCGAGATCCGGCGGAAAGGCTGGGGTAACCTCAGCGAGGAAGATTACCAGCATTTTGTGCGCATCATGGATTCGATTTATCACAACTTTAATGAATGA
- the phhA gene encoding phenylalanine 4-monooxygenase: MLQTYHTYTADDQAVWRLLFDRQMAQLPGKASQAYLDGIEKVGFAADHIPDFERELNPRLQRLTDWRVSAVPGLISNQAFFELMANRNFPATTWLRKRQQLDYLEEPDMFHDTFGHVPMLSNQSFCDFLAALSRIALAHVDHPEAIEMISRLYWYTVEFGLIQEPQGLRIYGGGILSSPGETTYSLSSQRPDRIPYDVEKLLQTPYVIDHYQDRYFVIKSYEQLYHSIPEIEEKLDALLVT; encoded by the coding sequence ATGCTCCAGACATACCACACCTACACCGCCGACGACCAGGCCGTATGGCGGTTGCTGTTTGACCGGCAGATGGCGCAGTTACCGGGCAAAGCCAGTCAGGCTTATCTCGACGGTATTGAGAAGGTCGGTTTTGCAGCCGATCACATTCCGGATTTTGAGCGTGAACTGAATCCGCGGTTGCAGCGGCTTACGGACTGGCGGGTTTCGGCCGTGCCGGGCCTGATTTCGAACCAGGCATTTTTTGAACTCATGGCCAACCGCAACTTTCCGGCGACGACCTGGCTGCGAAAACGCCAACAGCTTGATTACCTGGAAGAACCGGACATGTTTCACGATACATTCGGACACGTGCCGATGCTGTCGAATCAGTCATTCTGCGATTTTCTGGCGGCCCTGAGCCGGATTGCCCTGGCGCACGTCGACCACCCGGAAGCGATTGAGATGATTTCCCGGCTGTACTGGTATACCGTCGAGTTCGGTCTGATTCAGGAACCGCAGGGATTGCGGATTTACGGGGGCGGTATTCTGTCGTCACCGGGCGAAACCACCTACAGCCTGTCGAGCCAGCGTCCCGACCGCATTCCCTACGACGTTGAAAAGCTCCTGCAAACGCCGTATGTTATTGATCACTATCAGGACCGGTATTTCGTGATCAAGTCCTACGAGCAGTTGTACCACTCGATTCCGGAAATCGAAGAAAAGCTGGATGCGTTGTTAGTCACTTAG
- the hppD gene encoding 4-hydroxyphenylpyruvate dioxygenase, whose product MNTVEQIEAKPRTDAETDFLPLNGTDYIELYVANALQSAHYFQTAFGFQPLAHAGLETGWRDRESYVVVQGKIRLVLTSPLHGGTEIGEHIDQHGDGVRVVALWVDDAAKAYAETTNRGAKPFMEPTREEDTDGFVVRSGIHTYGDTVHIFVQRSQYNGIFLPGYKRWEPEHRPQEVGLTYVDHMVGNVGWNEMNTWVNFYANVMGFRQLVSFDDNDISTDYTALMSKVMSNGNGRIKFPINEPAEGKKKSQVEEYLDFYGGPGIQHIAVATDGIVQTVTDLRSRNVEFLKVPDAYYDDLLDRVGQIDEEMAALHSLGILVDRDDEGYLLQIFTKPIGPRPTLFFEIIQRKGAKSFGKGNFKALFEAIEHEQELRGTL is encoded by the coding sequence ATGAACACGGTAGAACAGATCGAAGCAAAACCACGGACCGACGCAGAAACCGACTTTCTGCCGCTGAACGGTACCGATTATATTGAATTGTACGTGGCCAACGCCCTTCAGTCGGCGCACTACTTTCAGACGGCGTTCGGGTTTCAGCCGCTGGCCCACGCCGGACTGGAAACGGGCTGGCGCGACCGCGAATCGTACGTGGTCGTGCAGGGCAAAATCCGGCTGGTGCTGACTTCACCGCTGCACGGTGGCACGGAGATCGGCGAACACATCGACCAGCACGGCGACGGCGTACGGGTGGTGGCGCTCTGGGTCGATGATGCCGCAAAGGCTTACGCAGAAACGACAAATCGGGGCGCAAAACCGTTTATGGAACCCACGCGCGAAGAAGACACCGACGGCTTTGTGGTCCGGTCGGGCATTCATACCTACGGCGATACGGTCCATATTTTTGTCCAGCGGAGTCAGTACAACGGTATTTTTCTGCCCGGTTACAAACGCTGGGAACCCGAACACCGGCCGCAGGAAGTGGGGCTGACGTACGTCGATCATATGGTTGGCAACGTTGGCTGGAACGAGATGAACACCTGGGTAAACTTCTACGCCAACGTTATGGGCTTCCGGCAACTGGTTTCCTTCGACGACAATGACATTTCCACCGATTACACGGCGCTGATGAGCAAAGTAATGAGCAACGGCAACGGGCGCATCAAATTCCCGATCAACGAACCGGCCGAGGGCAAAAAGAAGTCGCAGGTGGAAGAATACCTGGACTTTTACGGCGGCCCCGGTATTCAGCACATTGCCGTGGCCACCGACGGCATCGTACAAACCGTGACGGACCTGCGAAGCCGCAACGTGGAATTTCTGAAAGTACCGGATGCCTACTACGACGACCTGCTCGACCGGGTTGGGCAGATCGACGAGGAAATGGCCGCCCTGCACTCGCTCGGCATCCTGGTCGACCGCGACGACGAAGGCTACCTGCTCCAGATTTTCACGAAGCCCATCGGTCCGCGCCCAACCTTGTTTTTCGAGATCATCCAGCGGAAAGGCGCCAAATCCTTCGGTAAAGGCAATTTCAAAGCCCTCTTCGAAGCCATCGAACACGAACAGGAATTGCGGGGAACGCTTTAA
- a CDS encoding homogentisate 1,2-dioxygenase, whose product MPFYHTLGRIPPKRHTQFEKPTGQHGAPGLYYEQLFGTIGFEGMSSLLYHIHRPTMVKAVLESVEATPAVAVEKNMLSRKLLGFNLEPFPGDLLESRVSLLINKDVILGLAAPTRSTTDYFYKNADADELLFIHRGSGRLRTLLGTIPFEYGDYLIIPRGMIYQIEFDEGTQPRLLYLESHSPIYTPKRYRNQFGQLLEHSPFCERDIKRPQELETHDETGDFLIKIKKQGALHSLVYATHPFDVVGWDGYNFPYGFSILNFEPITGRVHQPPPVHQTFQTDAFVVCSFCPRLYDYHPKAIPAPYNHSNIDSDEVIYYVDGDFMSRNDIAPGHLTLHPGGIPHGPHPGAMERSIGKKETQEYAVMVDTFRPLMLTEAALQLDDGTYYQSWLE is encoded by the coding sequence ATGCCCTTCTATCACACCCTTGGCCGAATCCCGCCGAAGCGGCACACCCAGTTTGAAAAACCGACGGGGCAGCATGGCGCGCCGGGTCTTTACTATGAGCAGTTGTTTGGCACGATTGGTTTCGAGGGAATGTCGTCGCTGCTGTACCACATTCACCGGCCTACGATGGTGAAAGCCGTGCTGGAAAGTGTGGAGGCAACGCCCGCCGTGGCCGTTGAGAAAAACATGCTGTCGCGCAAACTACTCGGTTTCAACCTCGAACCTTTCCCGGGTGACTTGCTGGAAAGCCGGGTTTCCCTGCTGATTAACAAGGATGTCATTCTCGGTTTAGCGGCCCCCACCCGCTCAACCACCGATTACTTCTACAAAAACGCCGACGCCGATGAGTTGCTGTTTATTCACCGCGGCTCGGGGCGCTTGCGGACCCTGCTGGGTACCATCCCGTTCGAATACGGCGATTACCTCATCATTCCGCGCGGCATGATTTACCAAATCGAGTTCGATGAAGGAACGCAGCCCCGTCTGTTGTACCTGGAATCGCACTCCCCGATTTATACGCCCAAACGCTACCGCAACCAGTTTGGGCAGTTGCTCGAACATTCGCCGTTTTGCGAACGGGACATCAAACGTCCGCAGGAGTTGGAAACCCACGACGAAACCGGCGATTTTCTGATAAAAATCAAGAAGCAGGGCGCGCTGCATTCGCTGGTGTATGCCACGCATCCGTTCGACGTGGTGGGCTGGGACGGGTATAATTTTCCGTACGGCTTTTCAATTTTAAACTTTGAACCGATCACGGGCCGCGTCCACCAGCCCCCGCCGGTGCACCAGACGTTCCAGACCGACGCCTTTGTCGTCTGCTCGTTTTGCCCACGGCTCTACGACTACCACCCGAAAGCGATTCCGGCCCCGTACAACCACTCCAACATCGACTCCGATGAAGTGATTTATTACGTCGACGGCGACTTTATGAGCCGCAACGACATTGCGCCGGGCCACCTCACGCTCCACCCGGGCGGTATTCCGCACGGACCGCATCCGGGCGCGATGGAACGGAGCATTGGCAAAAAGGAAACGCAGGAATACGCCGTGATGGTCGACACCTTCCGGCCCCTGATGCTGACCGAAGCAGCCCTACAGCTCGACGATGGCACCTATTATCAATCCTGGCTTGAATAA
- a CDS encoding nucleotidyltransferase family protein: protein MQPTLLILAAGIGSRYGGIKQLDQFGPNGETIIDYSLYDAIRAGFGKVVFIIREELRRDFEGIFLPKLAGKIEVDFAIQALDSYVPEGVGPVQRTKPWGTGHAMLCAWQQTDTPFAIINADDFYGQEAFEILANFLVNDTNDDLHALVGYEIQNTLSDYGSVSRGVCELNPDETLESVVERTKIYRLNEGENAGQIVFEEPDGLTPLAPETPVSMNFWGFKPAVFPLVQEQFSDYARANYNSPKAEFYIPTIMTNLIERNQGRCKVFRSRSEWFGVTYPEDKPMVQASLKRLHDTGKYPEKLW, encoded by the coding sequence ATGCAACCCACACTTCTGATTTTGGCCGCCGGAATTGGCAGCCGCTATGGTGGAATCAAACAACTGGATCAATTTGGTCCGAACGGTGAGACAATTATCGATTACTCTTTATATGATGCCATCCGCGCTGGTTTTGGCAAAGTTGTATTCATCATCCGCGAAGAGTTACGGAGGGATTTTGAGGGAATTTTTCTGCCTAAGTTAGCCGGTAAAATCGAGGTTGATTTCGCGATCCAGGCGCTGGATTCGTACGTGCCGGAAGGAGTCGGGCCGGTTCAGCGCACGAAGCCGTGGGGAACGGGCCATGCCATGCTGTGTGCCTGGCAACAAACCGATACGCCGTTTGCCATCATCAACGCCGATGATTTCTATGGTCAGGAAGCGTTCGAGATTCTGGCGAACTTTCTGGTCAACGATACCAACGACGACCTGCACGCGCTGGTGGGGTACGAAATTCAGAACACGCTGTCCGATTACGGTTCGGTATCGCGCGGAGTTTGTGAACTGAATCCGGACGAAACCCTGGAGTCGGTGGTGGAGCGAACCAAGATTTACCGACTGAACGAAGGGGAAAATGCCGGGCAGATTGTTTTCGAGGAACCGGACGGGTTGACGCCCCTGGCTCCCGAGACACCGGTATCGATGAATTTCTGGGGTTTCAAACCGGCGGTGTTTCCGTTGGTGCAGGAGCAATTTTCCGATTACGCCCGGGCCAATTACAATTCACCGAAAGCCGAGTTTTACATCCCGACCATCATGACCAACCTGATTGAGCGGAACCAGGGCCGGTGTAAAGTCTTCCGGAGTCGTTCGGAGTGGTTTGGGGTTACGTATCCGGAGGACAAACCAATGGTGCAGGCTTCCCTCAAACGGCTGCATGATACCGGTAAGTATCCTGAGAAATTATGGTGA